One window of the Labilibaculum sp. genome contains the following:
- a CDS encoding glycoside hydrolase family 2 TIM barrel-domain containing protein: protein MKKKYTCTIFLLSLLFGFTSYAQRSNVKIPDWENPKMFNQNKEAAHATLMPFKTVNAAISKKRNESVFYKSLNGIWKFNWVKKPADRLADFYKPQFDVSGWNDIPVPSNWELEGYGVPIYTNHQYEFADYKAPVSDEIEFVDEIYPKNPGQVPHDYNPVGSYRRNFTVPENWDGRQVFIQFGAVKSAMYIWINGKKVGYSQGSKTPAEWDITNYLQKGNNTLAVEVYRWSDGSYLECQDFWRISGIERDVFMYSTPKVRIQDFFVKADLDTEYENGLLTLDVDLKNQENGLKSGNHEVVYQLYDVNQKLVATETKQVKINKKSALSLSFSKEIPSPKKWTAETPNLYSLVVLLINNKGLEKEIISTKVGFRKIEIKDAVFYINGVAVLIKGVNRHEHDQFKGHVVSEEAMVKEISLMKQFNINAVRTCHYPNDERFYELCDQYGLYITNEANIESHGMYYSEHSLAKNPEWKEAHLDRNIRMVERDKNHPSVIVWSMGNEAGDGENFTAVNQWIKHRDSSRPVHYERAIMGANTDIYCPQYPGAQYLKKYASKKQSLPMIISEYSHAMGNSTGNLVDLWEVIYDENNIQLQGGYIWDWIDQALVKKSEEGTDFWAYGGDYGPQGTPSDDNFLINGIISADYTPHPAMWEVKYAYQYIRFVAENLEERVFKVSNFHDFIDLSGYDIRWVLSANGENVQEGKLESLDLAPHTSTSVTLPVQAFTPKSGVEYFIDFSVVLKENTPFRNNGFEVAREQFQLPDYQSTKKDADRSAPLKYADNKDLFVVFGENFKINFDKSNGEISSYQINGMELFNKGFGVNFWRPCTDNDKGSNMIKRLGVWREVSQSVKLIDFKISQPKGNQVVLLATYDLSAVKSTQTVEYCVGGNGEIQIVSSFFKGDMELPDMPRFGMRCELPVNFDNLKYFGRGPQENYCDRNNGTFVGKYISKVADQYFKYARPQENGYKTDARWFELRNENGFGIRIAGESALGFSTLHNPIEDFDQITHADFRHTNDIVKKDGVFVTLDLMQMGVAGDNSWGATPYKEYSVPAKNYQFTFSIKPVF, encoded by the coding sequence ATGAAAAAGAAATATACTTGTACTATTTTCTTACTGAGCCTTTTGTTTGGTTTTACCTCATATGCACAGAGATCCAATGTTAAGATTCCAGATTGGGAGAATCCTAAAATGTTCAATCAAAACAAGGAAGCTGCACATGCTACATTAATGCCTTTTAAAACTGTTAATGCAGCAATTTCAAAAAAAAGAAATGAGTCGGTTTTTTACAAGAGTTTAAATGGAATCTGGAAATTTAATTGGGTGAAAAAGCCTGCAGATCGTTTGGCTGATTTTTATAAGCCACAATTTGATGTATCGGGCTGGAACGATATACCAGTGCCATCGAATTGGGAATTGGAAGGATATGGAGTACCCATTTATACGAATCATCAGTATGAATTTGCTGATTACAAAGCTCCTGTTTCTGATGAAATAGAATTTGTTGATGAGATTTATCCTAAGAATCCCGGGCAGGTACCTCACGATTATAATCCGGTAGGTTCTTATCGCAGAAACTTTACTGTTCCTGAAAACTGGGATGGTCGCCAGGTGTTTATTCAGTTTGGAGCTGTAAAATCAGCTATGTACATCTGGATAAACGGAAAGAAAGTTGGATACAGCCAAGGAAGTAAAACCCCGGCTGAGTGGGATATCACGAACTACTTGCAGAAGGGAAACAATACACTTGCAGTAGAAGTGTACCGATGGAGCGATGGTTCTTATTTAGAGTGTCAGGATTTTTGGAGAATCAGTGGTATCGAAAGAGATGTGTTCATGTACTCAACACCTAAAGTTCGAATTCAGGATTTCTTTGTTAAGGCCGATTTGGATACAGAATATGAAAATGGTTTGTTAACTCTTGATGTTGATTTGAAAAATCAAGAAAATGGCTTGAAATCGGGAAATCATGAGGTGGTTTATCAACTGTATGATGTGAATCAAAAATTGGTGGCAACAGAAACGAAGCAGGTTAAAATCAATAAGAAATCAGCGTTAAGCTTATCTTTTTCGAAAGAAATACCTTCCCCAAAGAAATGGACTGCCGAAACGCCGAATTTGTATTCTTTAGTTGTTTTGCTTATAAATAACAAAGGCCTTGAAAAGGAAATTATTTCTACTAAAGTAGGGTTTAGAAAAATTGAAATAAAAGATGCTGTTTTTTATATCAATGGTGTGGCCGTACTTATTAAAGGAGTAAACAGACATGAACACGATCAGTTTAAAGGTCATGTAGTGAGCGAAGAGGCTATGGTTAAGGAAATCAGTCTGATGAAACAGTTTAATATCAATGCGGTAAGAACTTGTCACTATCCTAATGACGAGCGTTTTTACGAGTTGTGCGATCAATATGGTTTGTATATAACCAATGAGGCTAATATCGAATCTCATGGGATGTATTATAGCGAGCACTCTTTGGCTAAAAATCCGGAGTGGAAAGAAGCTCATTTAGATCGTAATATTCGTATGGTAGAACGCGATAAGAATCATCCATCAGTTATTGTTTGGTCGATGGGAAATGAAGCCGGAGATGGAGAAAACTTTACGGCAGTTAACCAGTGGATTAAACATCGTGATTCTTCCCGCCCGGTTCACTACGAAAGAGCGATCATGGGAGCCAATACAGATATTTACTGTCCTCAATATCCAGGGGCTCAATATTTGAAAAAGTATGCTTCTAAAAAGCAAAGCCTGCCAATGATTATTAGTGAGTACTCTCATGCAATGGGAAACAGCACTGGGAATTTGGTTGATTTGTGGGAGGTGATTTACGATGAAAACAACATTCAACTGCAAGGCGGTTACATTTGGGATTGGATTGATCAGGCTTTGGTGAAAAAATCTGAAGAAGGAACTGATTTTTGGGCTTACGGGGGAGATTATGGCCCACAGGGAACCCCTTCAGACGACAATTTCCTAATCAACGGAATTATTTCGGCAGACTATACACCGCATCCAGCTATGTGGGAAGTGAAATATGCCTATCAGTACATTCGTTTTGTTGCCGAAAATCTTGAGGAAAGAGTATTTAAAGTAAGCAATTTTCATGATTTTATTGACTTGAGCGGATATGATATCCGGTGGGTCTTATCTGCAAATGGAGAGAACGTTCAGGAAGGGAAATTGGAATCTTTAGATTTAGCTCCACATACGAGTACGTCGGTAACACTTCCAGTTCAGGCGTTTACTCCAAAATCAGGCGTTGAATATTTCATTGATTTTTCGGTGGTGTTGAAAGAGAACACGCCTTTCAGAAATAATGGATTTGAAGTTGCCCGTGAACAATTCCAACTTCCGGATTACCAGAGTACAAAAAAAGATGCAGATCGCAGTGCTCCACTAAAATACGCTGACAATAAAGATTTGTTTGTAGTTTTCGGAGAGAATTTTAAAATAAATTTTGATAAATCAAATGGTGAAATTTCATCTTATCAAATCAATGGAATGGAACTGTTTAATAAGGGGTTTGGTGTAAATTTCTGGCGTCCGTGTACCGATAATGATAAGGGGAGTAATATGATTAAGCGGTTGGGTGTTTGGAGAGAAGTCTCTCAGTCAGTAAAACTAATAGATTTTAAAATTTCTCAACCAAAAGGAAATCAAGTTGTACTACTTGCCACTTACGATTTATCTGCAGTTAAATCAACTCAAACAGTTGAATATTGTGTTGGTGGCAATGGTGAAATTCAGATTGTGAGTTCCTTTTTTAAGGGAGATATGGAATTACCGGACATGCCCCGGTTTGGAATGCGTTGTGAGTTACCTGTTAATTTTGATAATCTAAAATATTTTGGACGTGGCCCTCAGGAAAATTATTGTGATCGAAATAACGGCACATTTGTAGGGAAATACATCAGTAAGGTCGCGGATCAATACTTTAAGTATGCCCGGCCACAAGAAAATGGCTACAAAACTGATGCGAGATGGTTTGAGTTAAGAAATGAAAACGGCTTTGGTATTCGTATAGCAGGAGAATCTGCTTTAGGTTTTTCCACATTACATAACCCAATTGAAGATTTTGATCAGATTACACATGCCGATTTTCGTCACACCAATGATATTGTGAAAAAGGACGGTGTTTTTGTAACACTTGATTTAATGCAAATGGGGGTTGCTGGTGATAATTCATGGGGTGCAACTCCTTATAAAGAATACAGTGTGCCAGCTAAAAATTATCAATTTACTTTCAGCATAAAGCCAGTGTTTTAA
- a CDS encoding arylsulfatase — protein sequence MNMNQTLLLAGTSLLFGTSCANLSKSKSESSKPNIIYILADDMGYGDLGCYGQRIFETPNLDLMASQGIRFINHYTGSTVCAPSRCALLTGKHTGHSVVRGNKEIQPEGQMAMPAGTRTAAHFLQKAGYSTGCVGKWGLGYPGSESDPLNMGFDYFFGYNCQMKAHHYFPEYLWENDQKIFYPENSNGQQKMYSHDETTRKAFSFIKENKEKPFFLYLAYAIPHAELVIPEEYLAKYKGKFPENPFSGGHYGKQDYPRATYAAMISHLDSDVGKLNSLLKEYGLDENTIVMFASDNGPHVEGGNDPLFFESSGGLRGEKRSLYEGGIRTPFIVKWPGKIKSGEVSQHVSAFWDVLPTLCDMAGVKAPEDLDGISFYPELIGEKQKNHELLYWEFHGYTGDKQAIRKGKWKAVRNKIIRANMPIELYNLELDPFEQNDVSEQFPDMITEMKSLLDKTHVQSEDFPFEYEL from the coding sequence ATGAATATGAATCAAACATTGCTTTTGGCAGGAACAAGCCTTCTTTTTGGCACTTCGTGTGCAAACTTGTCTAAAAGTAAATCTGAATCAAGCAAGCCGAATATCATTTACATCCTTGCTGATGATATGGGGTATGGGGATTTGGGTTGTTATGGACAAAGGATTTTCGAAACACCTAATCTTGATTTAATGGCCAGTCAAGGTATCCGATTCATAAATCATTATACAGGCAGTACTGTTTGTGCGCCCTCACGTTGTGCATTACTAACAGGGAAACATACCGGTCATTCTGTTGTGCGGGGAAACAAGGAGATACAGCCAGAAGGTCAGATGGCTATGCCTGCCGGAACAAGAACGGCAGCTCATTTTCTTCAGAAAGCGGGTTATAGTACAGGATGTGTGGGAAAATGGGGTTTAGGCTATCCCGGATCGGAAAGTGATCCTCTGAATATGGGATTTGACTATTTCTTTGGATACAATTGTCAAATGAAAGCCCATCATTACTTCCCTGAATATTTATGGGAGAATGATCAAAAAATATTCTATCCCGAAAATAGCAACGGGCAACAGAAAATGTATAGTCATGATGAAACAACAAGAAAAGCATTTTCTTTCATCAAAGAGAATAAGGAGAAACCATTTTTCTTGTATCTGGCTTATGCAATACCTCATGCCGAATTGGTTATTCCTGAAGAATATCTGGCTAAATACAAAGGTAAATTTCCCGAAAATCCGTTTTCAGGTGGCCATTATGGAAAACAGGATTATCCAAGAGCTACTTATGCTGCAATGATTTCACATTTGGATTCTGATGTTGGGAAATTAAATTCATTGTTAAAGGAATATGGTTTAGACGAGAATACAATCGTGATGTTTGCTTCGGATAACGGACCTCATGTGGAAGGAGGAAATGATCCGCTCTTCTTTGAGAGTTCCGGTGGTTTACGAGGGGAAAAGAGATCCTTATACGAAGGAGGGATTCGAACTCCTTTTATTGTGAAGTGGCCTGGGAAAATAAAATCAGGAGAGGTTTCCCAGCATGTTTCTGCTTTTTGGGATGTGTTGCCAACACTATGTGATATGGCAGGCGTAAAAGCACCTGAAGATTTGGATGGCATTTCATTTTATCCCGAACTAATAGGCGAAAAACAGAAAAATCATGAATTGCTCTATTGGGAGTTTCATGGCTATACCGGCGATAAGCAAGCCATTCGAAAAGGAAAATGGAAAGCGGTTCGGAATAAGATTATTAGGGCAAATATGCCCATAGAGCTTTACAATTTAGAATTAGATCCTTTTGAACAAAACGATGTGTCAGAGCAATTCCCTGATATGATAACCGAAATGAAAAGTTTGCTCGATAAAACTCATGTTCAATCAGAGGATTTTCCATTTGAATATGAATTGTAA
- a CDS encoding DUF3472 domain-containing protein, with translation MKISRYLILGSFLMVCILSACSSSKSSKKEADISIEDLLIEVPFSGNAWLVDDVSLNEDMISDPGLKNWMKKTSLIRTFVRVNATGDLCVGLKAKSLKGSSKVKITIGEESKEFAISNQEMSIIPVGRFNVSQKGYVQIDLQGVSKTDSYFGEVSHLLIGGEAVSEGTDFVKEDFYWGRRGPSVHLGYEIPSEAGDVEWFYNEIEVPEGNDLVGSYYMANGFGEGYFGIQVNSETERRILFSVWSSFKTDNPNDIPEDEKIKLLRKGTDVKTGEFGNEGSGGQSYRIYDWKAGNRYRFLLGAKPTNDNSTDYTAYFFAPEIGNWELIASFRRPKTSTYLTRPHSFLENFMTEMGQFTRKGTYLNQWVRNTEGTWFEMTKAKFTADATARKDARLDYAGGVEGEYFYLKNCGFFSEKTSFDTFFNRTELGIEPIIDFKKLP, from the coding sequence ATGAAAATAAGCAGATATTTAATACTAGGTTCTTTTCTGATGGTTTGTATTCTATCAGCGTGTTCTTCAAGTAAAAGCTCGAAGAAAGAAGCAGATATATCAATTGAAGATTTATTGATAGAAGTACCTTTTAGCGGGAATGCATGGCTGGTTGATGATGTTTCTTTAAATGAAGACATGATTTCTGACCCGGGCCTGAAAAACTGGATGAAGAAAACTTCTCTGATCAGAACTTTTGTGAGAGTTAATGCAACAGGAGATCTGTGTGTAGGATTAAAAGCCAAATCGTTAAAGGGCTCGTCTAAAGTGAAAATAACTATTGGAGAAGAGTCTAAAGAATTTGCAATTAGCAATCAGGAAATGAGTATTATACCTGTTGGGCGTTTCAATGTCTCACAGAAAGGATATGTTCAAATTGATTTACAGGGAGTTTCAAAAACGGATTCTTATTTTGGTGAAGTATCTCATTTGCTGATAGGAGGTGAGGCAGTATCAGAAGGAACTGATTTTGTGAAAGAAGATTTTTATTGGGGACGACGTGGTCCTTCTGTTCATTTGGGCTACGAAATTCCTTCTGAAGCTGGTGATGTTGAATGGTTTTATAACGAAATTGAGGTGCCTGAGGGAAATGATCTTGTTGGTTCGTATTATATGGCGAATGGTTTTGGTGAAGGTTACTTTGGAATTCAAGTGAATTCCGAAACAGAACGCAGAATCTTATTTTCAGTATGGAGTTCTTTTAAAACAGATAATCCCAATGATATCCCGGAAGATGAGAAAATTAAGCTTTTAAGAAAAGGAACTGATGTAAAAACGGGTGAGTTCGGTAATGAAGGGTCTGGAGGACAGAGTTACAGAATATACGATTGGAAAGCCGGAAACAGATATCGTTTTCTGTTGGGTGCTAAACCAACTAATGATAATTCCACAGATTATACCGCTTACTTCTTTGCACCTGAAATTGGTAATTGGGAGCTGATTGCAAGTTTTAGAAGGCCAAAAACCTCAACATATTTAACCCGGCCACATTCATTTCTTGAGAATTTTATGACTGAAATGGGACAGTTTACCCGTAAGGGAACTTATTTAAATCAGTGGGTAAGAAATACTGAGGGCACGTGGTTCGAAATGACCAAAGCAAAATTCACCGCAGATGCTACGGCGAGAAAAGATGCTCGTTTAGACTATGCAGGAGGAGTTGAAGGAGAGTATTTCTATTTGAAGAATTGTGGCTTTTTTAGTGAGAAAACAAGCTTCGATACATTTTTTAATAGAACTGAATTGGGCATAGAACCTATTATTGATTTTAAAAAATTACCCTGA
- a CDS encoding beta-N-acetylhexosaminidase: MNKISLCFLLMFLMATSVMSKNVKVIPQPLEVENGVGYFAITSKTKIVFDEANIGNAIYLQKMLESDFNMKLNITSLEAKGIVLTIDENLNADLGQEGYLLEVGKKGINITASDKAGIFYGIQSLRQLLSLDVDLSSGELCIPSVRIKDFPRFSWRAFMLDEARYFKGMEQVKKLLDQMALLKMNVFHWHLTDDQGWRIEIKKYPKLTSVGSTRKDSQIGGWNSEELSGKSHSGFYTQKQLKEIIAYAAERQINIVPEIEMPGHASAAIAAYPWLGTIGELKETPVVFGKLPDSFNVADPKVYQFIEDVLSEVMDLFPGKTIHIGGDEVKFDAWKESEEVQEFMKKNDLASPADLQIFFTNRVSNFLDRKAHRMMGWNEILGGNVHEWQKSEDIEVKEKLATSAIIHFWKGSLDLVKDAVVNGYDIVNSYHVNTYLDYPCSYTPIEKAYDFDPIPEGLDEKYHAKVLGSGCQMWSEWIPEVSDMDKMVFPRLAAYAELGWTAKDLKNFKLFRSNLSLLIERWKKEGIGCADQFDKNDFSKQE, translated from the coding sequence ATGAATAAAATAAGCCTGTGTTTTTTGCTGATGTTTTTAATGGCAACATCAGTAATGTCGAAAAACGTAAAAGTAATACCGCAGCCTTTAGAGGTAGAAAATGGGGTAGGATATTTTGCAATCACATCAAAAACCAAGATTGTTTTTGATGAAGCCAATATTGGCAATGCAATCTATTTGCAGAAGATGCTGGAATCAGATTTCAATATGAAGTTAAATATCACTTCACTGGAAGCAAAAGGAATTGTGCTTACTATTGATGAAAATCTGAATGCAGACCTTGGTCAGGAAGGGTATTTGCTTGAAGTTGGAAAGAAAGGAATAAATATAACAGCTTCAGATAAAGCGGGTATTTTTTATGGCATTCAGTCACTAAGACAGTTACTTTCACTAGATGTGGATCTTAGTTCGGGAGAACTTTGTATTCCCAGCGTTAGAATTAAAGATTTCCCACGTTTTAGCTGGAGGGCATTTATGCTCGACGAAGCGCGATATTTTAAGGGAATGGAGCAGGTGAAAAAATTGCTCGATCAAATGGCATTGCTTAAGATGAATGTATTTCACTGGCACTTGACTGATGATCAGGGATGGCGTATTGAAATCAAAAAATATCCGAAACTAACGAGCGTTGGTTCAACCCGGAAAGATTCGCAAATAGGCGGGTGGAACAGTGAAGAGCTTTCGGGGAAATCACACAGTGGTTTCTACACTCAAAAACAGCTTAAAGAGATTATTGCTTACGCTGCAGAGCGGCAAATTAACATTGTTCCTGAGATTGAAATGCCTGGACACGCGTCGGCTGCAATTGCTGCTTATCCATGGTTGGGTACAATTGGTGAGCTGAAAGAAACACCTGTGGTGTTTGGTAAGTTGCCCGATTCGTTCAATGTTGCCGATCCTAAAGTATATCAGTTTATCGAAGATGTTCTCTCCGAAGTAATGGATCTTTTTCCTGGGAAAACGATTCATATTGGAGGTGATGAGGTAAAATTTGATGCTTGGAAAGAGTCGGAAGAGGTTCAGGAGTTTATGAAAAAAAATGATTTGGCATCACCAGCTGATTTACAGATTTTCTTTACCAACAGGGTGTCGAATTTTTTAGACAGAAAGGCGCATCGCATGATGGGCTGGAATGAGATTTTAGGAGGTAATGTTCATGAATGGCAAAAGTCTGAAGATATTGAAGTAAAAGAGAAACTGGCGACCAGTGCCATCATTCATTTTTGGAAGGGAAGTCTTGATCTTGTAAAAGACGCCGTGGTGAATGGTTATGATATTGTCAATTCATATCATGTGAATACATATCTGGATTATCCGTGCAGCTATACACCTATCGAAAAGGCCTATGATTTCGATCCGATCCCTGAAGGACTTGATGAAAAGTATCATGCTAAAGTACTGGGCAGCGGATGCCAAATGTGGAGCGAGTGGATTCCTGAGGTGTCAGATATGGATAAGATGGTATTTCCACGTTTGGCGGCTTACGCAGAGTTGGGCTGGACTGCTAAGGATCTGAAAAATTTCAAGCTGTTCCGTTCTAATCTGAGTCTCCTGATCGAAAGATGGAAAAAAGAAGGAATTGGATGTGCTGATCAGTTTGATAAAAATGATTTTTCTAAGCAGGAATAG
- a CDS encoding Gfo/Idh/MocA family oxidoreductase produces MATNRRSFLGNLALGAGILAAAPLAACSGPKEESKLSYIKDLVGKSPKMNFNMCGYAAPKLETVRVGFVGIGDRGSGAVKRMTFIEGVEVTALCDTRQAAVDGGQKILSDAGLPKAKEFVGGDLGFKELCESGLVDLVYIATPWEWHVPVAIAAMEGDKHAAVEVSTAKTLDECWQMVETSERTRKHCVILENCCYDFFEMLTLNMARQGVFGDLVHGEGAYIHDLDYWHFNKPKDNQMTDGAYTKMWRMHENKRKANVYPTHGLGPICQSMNINRGDKMDYLTAMMSDDFTLKHRIAEKAKEDPFFEQFVGWDMRGNMDLQLIRTNKGRTIMIQHDISSPRPYSRIHMLSGTKCFAQKWPLQHIAFGHNVVDDAQMKELEEKYTPELIRKVGEMAKQVGGHGGMDFVMDWRLIDCLRNGLPMDMDVYDAASWSCITPLSEWSIANKSNSIEVPDFTRGAWETNAPIDLTLTGAGTTEVRNLIKANTKGQLNVH; encoded by the coding sequence ATGGCAACAAACAGAAGATCATTCCTTGGGAACCTGGCCTTAGGTGCTGGGATTCTTGCAGCAGCCCCACTGGCTGCTTGCAGTGGACCAAAAGAAGAAAGTAAATTATCATATATTAAAGATTTGGTAGGGAAAAGTCCTAAAATGAACTTTAATATGTGTGGGTATGCAGCACCCAAATTGGAGACTGTTCGTGTTGGATTTGTTGGTATTGGCGATCGTGGCTCGGGAGCAGTAAAGAGAATGACCTTTATTGAAGGAGTTGAAGTTACTGCTTTATGTGATACCAGACAGGCCGCGGTTGATGGTGGACAAAAAATACTTTCTGATGCAGGACTTCCTAAAGCAAAAGAGTTTGTGGGTGGAGATTTGGGCTTTAAGGAGTTGTGTGAAAGCGGATTGGTTGATTTAGTTTATATTGCAACCCCGTGGGAATGGCACGTACCTGTTGCTATTGCAGCGATGGAAGGAGATAAGCATGCGGCAGTTGAAGTTTCAACGGCAAAAACTCTTGATGAGTGCTGGCAAATGGTTGAGACATCGGAGCGTACACGCAAACACTGTGTTATTTTGGAAAATTGCTGTTACGATTTCTTTGAGATGTTGACTCTAAATATGGCGCGTCAGGGTGTATTTGGAGACCTGGTTCATGGTGAAGGAGCTTACATACACGATTTGGATTATTGGCATTTTAACAAGCCTAAAGACAATCAAATGACTGATGGAGCTTACACCAAAATGTGGCGTATGCACGAGAATAAGCGCAAAGCCAATGTATATCCTACTCACGGTTTAGGTCCAATTTGTCAATCAATGAATATCAACCGTGGTGATAAAATGGATTACCTGACCGCAATGATGTCGGATGATTTCACTTTGAAACACCGCATTGCAGAAAAAGCTAAAGAAGACCCGTTTTTTGAGCAGTTTGTTGGCTGGGATATGCGCGGAAACATGGATTTACAGTTGATTCGTACTAACAAAGGCCGTACCATCATGATTCAGCATGATATTAGTTCTCCACGACCTTATTCACGTATTCACATGTTGAGTGGAACCAAGTGTTTTGCACAAAAGTGGCCCTTGCAGCACATTGCCTTTGGGCATAATGTAGTTGACGATGCTCAGATGAAAGAATTGGAAGAAAAATATACTCCTGAATTAATTCGAAAAGTAGGAGAGATGGCTAAACAGGTTGGTGGTCATGGAGGTATGGATTTCGTTATGGATTGGCGTTTAATTGATTGTTTACGAAACGGGCTTCCAATGGATATGGATGTTTATGACGCTGCATCCTGGAGCTGTATTACACCATTAAGTGAATGGTCTATTGCCAATAAATCCAATTCAATTGAAGTTCCTGATTTTACTCGTGGTGCATGGGAAACCAATGCTCCAATTGACCTAACTTTAACTGGTGCAGGAACAACCGAGGTTCGGAATTTAATAAAAGCGAATACGAAAGGACAGTTGAACGTTCATTAA
- the galE gene encoding UDP-glucose 4-epimerase GalE, producing MNKQILVTGGTGFIGSHTVVELQNSGYDVVIVDNLSNSKAEVLDKIKEISGIRPRFEKFDLTDRQKVKDFFHKYSDIEAIIHFAASKAVGESVEKPLMYYNNNLNSLMNIMEAMIEFNVSNLVFSSSCTVYGQPDILPVTEQTQRKEAESPYGNTKTICEDIIRDTIKSDPSLKGIALRYFNPIGAHETAKIGELPLGVPNNLIPFLTQTVAGIRPELSVFGDDYDTADGSAIRDYIHVVDLAKAHVTAIERLLNNRNKENYEYFNIGTGNGVSVLEIIKSFERATGEKVPHKIVARRAGDIEKIYADTSFANEELGWKAVSTLDETLLSAWKWQVNIGEL from the coding sequence ATGAACAAACAAATTCTGGTAACCGGAGGAACTGGTTTTATAGGTTCACATACTGTTGTTGAGTTGCAAAACAGTGGTTACGATGTGGTGATTGTTGATAACCTTTCGAATTCGAAAGCTGAAGTGTTGGATAAGATTAAGGAAATATCCGGCATTCGGCCAAGATTTGAGAAGTTTGATTTAACGGACAGACAAAAAGTAAAGGATTTCTTTCATAAGTATTCGGATATAGAAGCAATTATTCACTTTGCAGCATCGAAGGCTGTTGGTGAATCTGTTGAGAAACCATTAATGTACTATAATAACAATCTGAATTCTTTGATGAATATCATGGAGGCGATGATTGAATTTAATGTATCAAATCTTGTGTTCTCATCTTCGTGTACTGTTTATGGCCAGCCGGATATATTGCCGGTAACGGAACAAACTCAGAGAAAGGAAGCCGAATCACCATATGGAAATACCAAAACTATTTGTGAGGATATAATTCGTGATACGATTAAATCAGATCCATCACTTAAGGGGATTGCACTCAGATATTTTAATCCAATTGGAGCACATGAAACGGCTAAAATTGGTGAATTGCCGTTAGGTGTACCAAATAATTTAATTCCTTTCCTTACACAAACTGTAGCTGGAATTCGCCCGGAGTTGAGTGTGTTTGGTGATGATTATGACACTGCCGACGGTTCAGCAATTCGCGATTATATTCATGTAGTAGATTTGGCTAAGGCACATGTTACAGCTATTGAAAGATTATTAAATAACAGAAATAAGGAAAACTACGAATATTTTAATATTGGTACGGGAAATGGCGTTTCTGTTCTTGAAATCATTAAATCATTCGAAAGGGCAACAGGAGAGAAAGTGCCGCACAAGATTGTTGCGCGTCGTGCTGGTGATATCGAAAAAATATATGCTGATACTTCCTTTGCAAATGAAGAATTAGGATGGAAAGCCGTTAGCACTCTTGATGAAACGCTTCTTTCTGCCTGGAAATGGCAAGTGAATATTGGTGAATTATAG